A region from the Lentimonas sp. CC4 genome encodes:
- a CDS encoding PAS domain-containing sensor histidine kinase, with amino-acid sequence MRIETKQVLDTIQSIGAVNGAVALICLCRNHAQLREHKEVIHLVDDYLLAESLIEGELPTRISHAIRRRHKEEQLLEEQNLLKQLLENIPDAIYFKDKQSRFLKVSKAMNQVYGFADPNAILGKTDFDLFTAEHAQPAYDDEQAIIQTGNPIIGKLEKETLSDGSINWVSTTKIPLRDTHDQIIGTMGMSRSVTDLKEAQDQLEREGRLLKTVIDYALAGIFVKDTQGRYLIVNQRHANYLGADTIEEVIGKTLHDFFDHKESTRISINDAKIMQTGKGIEYMVDHRTGLGEKDLWLLTSKVPFYDKDGACIGLVGISQDITGQKEVEMKLKSTIQTLKATQLQLIEAEKLKTIGRLAAGVAHEVKNPLAVVTLGMDFLKQQLADSTELIEVLNDMQTATQKANDVIFELLDYSSPHEISMVPKNINELIKHILSFMRHNFNEAHVELQLDLNPDLPLVSMDTQKMEQVFINLFLNAISEMPEGGQLIIRSFEQRMQQAGANVSSSMTECFRIGDHLVIIEVKDTGGGLSPAEVDKVFDPFYTSKSTGDGTGLGLSVTRSIVDMHRGMITLENRTTTKGVCARLIFPTTPDNENK; translated from the coding sequence ATGCGAATCGAGACAAAACAGGTGCTGGATACGATCCAGTCCATCGGCGCCGTAAACGGCGCAGTCGCGTTGATCTGCCTGTGCCGCAATCATGCACAACTACGAGAGCACAAAGAAGTCATTCACTTGGTGGATGATTATCTCTTAGCGGAGTCCTTGATTGAAGGTGAACTCCCTACGCGTATTTCACATGCGATACGACGGCGGCATAAAGAAGAGCAACTGCTCGAAGAACAAAATTTGCTAAAGCAACTGCTCGAAAACATCCCCGATGCGATCTATTTCAAAGACAAACAAAGCCGCTTCCTAAAAGTGAGCAAAGCGATGAATCAAGTCTACGGCTTTGCAGATCCTAATGCGATTCTAGGCAAGACTGACTTCGACCTATTCACGGCAGAGCATGCGCAGCCCGCTTATGATGACGAGCAAGCGATCATCCAAACAGGAAACCCCATCATTGGTAAGCTCGAAAAAGAGACCCTCTCAGACGGCAGCATCAATTGGGTATCAACTACCAAGATCCCACTACGCGATACACATGATCAGATCATCGGCACCATGGGAATGTCGCGCTCTGTCACTGACCTCAAAGAGGCGCAAGATCAACTCGAGCGAGAAGGTCGCCTACTCAAGACCGTGATCGACTACGCACTGGCAGGCATCTTCGTCAAAGATACACAAGGTCGCTACCTAATCGTTAACCAGCGCCATGCCAATTACCTCGGAGCGGACACAATCGAGGAAGTGATTGGTAAAACACTCCATGACTTTTTTGATCACAAGGAATCGACTCGAATCAGCATCAACGACGCCAAGATCATGCAAACTGGCAAAGGAATCGAGTATATGGTCGATCACCGCACCGGCTTGGGAGAGAAAGACCTATGGCTACTCACTAGCAAAGTTCCGTTTTATGACAAAGACGGAGCGTGCATCGGTCTAGTCGGAATCTCACAAGACATCACGGGACAGAAAGAAGTCGAAATGAAACTCAAGTCGACCATTCAAACGTTGAAGGCGACTCAGCTCCAATTGATAGAAGCTGAGAAACTAAAAACCATCGGTCGATTAGCCGCAGGCGTTGCACATGAAGTTAAAAACCCACTGGCAGTGGTTACGCTCGGAATGGACTTTCTCAAGCAGCAACTCGCCGACTCGACAGAGCTCATAGAGGTGCTAAACGACATGCAAACGGCGACGCAAAAAGCCAATGATGTGATCTTCGAACTGCTCGACTATTCCTCTCCTCACGAGATCAGCATGGTGCCGAAGAACATTAACGAGCTAATCAAACATATCCTCAGCTTCATGCGCCATAACTTCAATGAAGCACACGTTGAATTACAACTGGATCTCAACCCAGACCTACCATTGGTATCCATGGACACTCAGAAAATGGAGCAAGTCTTTATCAACCTGTTCCTCAATGCGATCTCCGAGATGCCTGAAGGCGGCCAACTCATTATCCGCAGCTTTGAGCAGCGCATGCAACAAGCCGGAGCCAATGTATCCAGCAGTATGACAGAGTGCTTCCGTATTGGCGACCATCTGGTAATCATCGAAGTTAAAGATACTGGCGGAGGACTTTCCCCAGCGGAAGTCGATAAAGTATTCGACCCCTTCTACACCTCCAAATCGACCGGTGACGGCACTGGGCTCGGACTCTCCGTAACGCGCAGTATAGTTGATATGCACCGCGGTATGATTACACTAGAAAATAGAACGACAACAAAGGGCGTATGCGCCCGCCTCATATTCCCAACGACCCCCGACAATGAAAATAAATAA
- a CDS encoding putative manganese-dependent inorganic diphosphatase — MPDPIFILGHKNPDADAICSALAYEAYKHAIGETEYIAARCGNSNARIDAILERFKVPLPRFIGDVTPRVGNIMHTEVRSVTKGSTCAEALELIDKYDVRALPVVDAKGHIEGMISFFQLGEFFIPKPREPRKMRRVHSSISAIIRSLNATVLHKHNPDEEEELFVRVGAMDIRSFGNNHKEEGTSANTSIIVVGDRWDIQERCLQLGVRLLVITGGLDVDEDMIERAKERNVSLIVSPYDSASTSWMIRTATHIDSLIETEVKCFTAEDQIESVKRRIANINDPLYMVTDENKELIGVFSKSDILRPSHTRIALVDHNELGQAVNGAEQVQITEILDHHRLGNIPTDQPILFINRPVGSTCSIIADLFRAHSLTPTPGIAGIIMAGIISDTLLLNSPTTTALEGELLDWLSPIAGISSEELAELIFSSGSVIINHTPEEVVCSDCKSYSDGEITYSVSQIEELGFDNFWKHEDALDAALEAYRQQEELLFSFLLVTDINTQDSLLIVAGSDELKSQINYPQHGQNNIYDLPGIVSRKKQLIPYISTLLKTMGVA, encoded by the coding sequence ATGCCCGACCCGATATTCATCCTTGGCCACAAGAATCCCGACGCAGATGCGATTTGCTCCGCACTGGCCTACGAAGCCTACAAGCACGCCATCGGCGAAACCGAATATATCGCTGCGCGTTGCGGCAACTCCAACGCCCGAATTGATGCGATATTAGAGCGCTTCAAAGTGCCGCTCCCACGTTTCATCGGCGATGTGACACCACGCGTTGGAAACATTATGCACACCGAAGTGCGCTCAGTGACTAAAGGTAGCACCTGCGCCGAGGCGCTAGAATTGATCGATAAGTATGACGTCCGCGCCTTGCCTGTGGTCGACGCCAAAGGTCACATCGAAGGCATGATCTCCTTTTTTCAATTGGGAGAGTTCTTTATCCCCAAGCCACGCGAACCGCGCAAGATGCGCCGCGTGCACAGCAGTATCTCCGCAATCATTCGCTCACTCAACGCGACAGTGCTCCACAAGCATAACCCCGACGAAGAGGAAGAACTCTTCGTGCGCGTCGGCGCGATGGATATTCGCTCCTTTGGCAACAATCACAAAGAAGAAGGCACCAGCGCAAATACTAGCATCATCGTCGTCGGCGATCGATGGGACATTCAAGAGCGCTGCCTACAACTCGGCGTGCGCCTACTGGTCATCACCGGTGGACTGGACGTCGATGAGGACATGATCGAGCGCGCCAAAGAGCGCAATGTATCACTAATTGTCAGCCCCTACGACTCGGCCTCCACCTCATGGATGATTCGCACCGCGACTCATATTGATTCACTGATCGAGACCGAGGTTAAGTGTTTCACAGCAGAAGATCAGATTGAATCAGTTAAGCGCCGCATCGCAAATATCAACGATCCGCTCTACATGGTTACCGACGAGAACAAAGAGCTAATAGGCGTCTTCTCCAAGAGTGATATCCTCCGCCCTAGCCACACACGCATCGCACTGGTGGACCACAACGAACTTGGACAAGCCGTGAACGGAGCCGAGCAAGTGCAGATCACTGAGATCCTAGACCACCACCGTCTCGGCAACATTCCGACGGATCAGCCCATTCTGTTTATCAATCGCCCAGTCGGATCTACTTGCTCGATTATCGCCGATCTCTTCCGCGCACATTCACTCACGCCCACTCCGGGAATCGCGGGTATCATCATGGCAGGGATCATCTCTGACACACTCTTACTGAACAGCCCCACAACGACCGCCCTCGAAGGCGAACTGCTCGACTGGCTCTCACCCATTGCTGGCATCAGCTCTGAGGAGCTAGCAGAGCTCATTTTCTCCTCTGGTTCAGTGATTATCAATCACACACCCGAAGAGGTTGTCTGCTCAGACTGCAAGAGCTACTCAGATGGCGAGATCACCTACTCTGTCTCTCAAATCGAAGAACTCGGCTTTGACAATTTCTGGAAGCACGAAGATGCACTAGACGCAGCCCTCGAGGCCTACCGCCAACAAGAAGAGCTCCTCTTCAGCTTCCTACTGGTGACCGACATTAACACGCAAGACTCGCTCCTCATCGTGGCGGGCAGCGATGAACTCAAAAGCCAGATCAACTACCCGCAGCATGGGCAAAACAATATTTACGACCTACCAGGCATCGTCAGCCGCAAGAAGCAGCTGATCCCCTACATTTCGACTCTGCTCAAGACGATGGGTGTCGCGTAG
- a CDS encoding type II secretion system protein — protein MIKTKSPRSGFTLIELLTVIAIIGILASILIPTIGAVKEKASMVASASNMKQIATSFATYSNSGTRTRIISNKGAWSETSNTQAADAKDWAKVLAYHAGLTDAGLYFISSDEDVLLAGTTPRSIGIRNGNVFTDSQEWSSLDKATISYTVVANMSPNAPASTTPLLWTKGLDTTGEWINTSPWQGKGGHIGFMDGHTEFFPNLTEAEYQLQPGTASESTSATSDITEAIKTTSTTTTFPAM, from the coding sequence ATGATCAAAACAAAATCCCCACGTTCGGGCTTCACCCTGATTGAGCTCCTCACTGTTATCGCGATTATCGGCATCCTTGCCTCGATCCTTATACCGACCATTGGTGCGGTTAAAGAAAAAGCGTCAATGGTCGCCTCCGCCAGCAACATGAAGCAGATTGCCACTTCATTTGCCACCTACTCGAACTCAGGCACACGCACACGAATCATCTCTAACAAGGGAGCATGGAGCGAGACCAGCAATACTCAGGCCGCAGATGCGAAGGACTGGGCGAAAGTGCTGGCATATCATGCAGGGCTCACAGATGCAGGCCTTTACTTCATCTCTTCTGATGAAGATGTTTTGCTCGCTGGAACAACCCCACGCAGCATCGGCATCCGCAATGGCAATGTGTTCACTGATTCCCAGGAATGGAGCAGCCTCGACAAGGCGACAATCAGCTACACGGTAGTCGCCAACATGAGCCCAAATGCACCCGCATCGACCACTCCTCTACTCTGGACCAAAGGCTTAGATACCACTGGCGAGTGGATCAACACCTCCCCATGGCAGGGCAAAGGCGGACACATCGGCTTCATGGATGGCCACACAGAATTCTTCCCGAACCTGACAGAAGCTGAGTATCAGCTCCAACCTGGAACTGCTTCTGAGTCAACCTCTGCAACTTCCGACATTACAGAAGCCATCAAGACCACATCGACGACGACGACCTTCCCTGCGATGTAG
- the glyA gene encoding serine hydroxymethyltransferase yields the protein MTHTIMTNATNNSALNPTPLASIDPEISAAIAAERKRQESHIELIASENFTYPSVMEAQGSVLTNKYAEGYPGKRYYGGCEHVDVVEELAIERAKALFGADHANVQPHSGSQANAAVYLSVLRPGDKILTMNLSDGGHLTHGHPMNFSGIYHEVVNYGVGVEDGLINYDAIAETARAEKPKMITVGASAYSRIIDFERMGEIAREVGAYLMADIAHIAGLVAAGLHPSPVPHADFVTTTTHKTLRGPRGGLILCKEEHAKKINSAVFPGIQGGPLMHVIAAKAVCFKEAATEGFKTYQKQVAANAKALAGALTERGHHIISGGTDNHLMMIDLRKKDPELTGKVAQIALDAANITANKNTVPGETRSPFQTSGIRLGTPAVTSRGMVEADMLRIAEAIDMVLSAPTDENVIAQARSIAQELSAKHPLPYPA from the coding sequence ATGACACATACTATTATGACCAACGCGACCAACAACTCCGCCTTGAACCCAACTCCACTAGCGAGTATCGATCCAGAAATCTCTGCCGCCATCGCCGCCGAGCGTAAGCGCCAAGAAAGCCACATCGAGCTGATCGCTTCGGAAAATTTCACCTACCCTTCCGTCATGGAAGCGCAAGGTAGCGTGCTCACCAATAAATACGCCGAAGGCTATCCCGGTAAGCGCTACTACGGCGGCTGCGAGCATGTTGACGTCGTCGAAGAACTCGCAATTGAACGCGCGAAGGCACTCTTCGGCGCGGATCACGCGAATGTGCAGCCACACTCTGGCAGCCAAGCAAATGCAGCAGTCTATCTCTCCGTGCTACGCCCGGGCGACAAGATCCTGACCATGAACCTTTCCGATGGCGGCCACCTCACACACGGCCACCCGATGAATTTCAGCGGTATTTACCACGAAGTCGTCAACTACGGCGTCGGCGTCGAGGACGGCCTCATCAACTACGACGCGATTGCTGAAACTGCACGCGCCGAGAAGCCGAAGATGATCACCGTCGGTGCATCTGCCTACTCACGCATCATTGACTTTGAGCGTATGGGCGAAATCGCTCGCGAAGTCGGCGCTTACCTGATGGCAGACATCGCACACATCGCAGGCCTCGTTGCAGCAGGACTTCACCCGTCCCCAGTGCCACACGCGGACTTTGTAACCACCACGACGCACAAGACACTCCGCGGCCCACGCGGTGGACTGATCCTATGCAAAGAAGAGCATGCGAAGAAGATCAATTCGGCCGTCTTCCCCGGCATTCAAGGCGGCCCACTCATGCACGTGATCGCAGCAAAGGCAGTTTGCTTCAAAGAAGCGGCCACTGAAGGCTTCAAGACTTACCAAAAGCAAGTCGCAGCCAATGCGAAGGCACTCGCAGGCGCATTGACAGAGCGCGGCCACCACATCATCAGTGGTGGCACAGACAATCACCTCATGATGATTGATCTGCGCAAAAAAGATCCAGAGCTCACCGGTAAAGTCGCACAAATCGCATTGGACGCAGCGAACATCACAGCGAACAAGAACACCGTTCCTGGCGAAACACGCAGCCCCTTCCAAACCAGTGGCATTCGCCTCGGCACACCAGCGGTCACGAGCCGCGGGATGGTCGAAGCCGACATGCTTCGCATCGCCGAAGCGATCGACATGGTTCTCAGTGCACCGACCGACGAGAACGTAATCGCACAAGCACGTTCGATCGCACAGGAACTCAGCGCAAAGCACCCGCTACCTTACCCCGCGTAA
- the surE gene encoding 5'/3'-nucleotidase SurE yields MKPHALVTNDDGIDSIFLHRLVDALLPDFQVSVAAPAFEQSWIGRAVSRHGEVEVIHSPSVFPAGVDAWAISGTPTDCVNIALGNLVQAPVDIVLSGINIGYNTTETLILSSGTIAGAIEGALWGLPAIAYSQCVPHHLFEGIQRSKGQTEGAFTVSLIAAAEHARRIALETLTHPPRTGTVVNINFPASTTLDSPTEETVPAKIQLGSLYAETSPGKYSFRYSEGTTVQADPQSDRAALERGSISRSILDFARIGGGA; encoded by the coding sequence ATGAAACCACACGCACTTGTTACGAATGACGATGGAATCGACTCCATCTTTCTGCATCGCTTGGTCGATGCCCTGCTTCCCGACTTTCAGGTCTCAGTTGCGGCGCCTGCGTTTGAGCAGAGCTGGATCGGCCGCGCGGTGAGTCGACACGGCGAGGTGGAAGTCATCCACAGCCCGTCGGTTTTCCCTGCAGGCGTGGATGCTTGGGCGATCAGCGGCACGCCGACGGATTGCGTGAATATCGCACTGGGCAACCTCGTGCAGGCACCGGTAGACATTGTCTTATCGGGGATCAACATCGGCTACAATACCACCGAAACCCTGATCTTAAGCTCCGGAACCATCGCCGGAGCAATCGAAGGCGCCCTCTGGGGGCTGCCTGCCATTGCCTACAGTCAGTGCGTGCCGCACCACTTGTTTGAAGGCATCCAACGCAGCAAAGGACAAACCGAGGGTGCGTTTACCGTATCGCTCATTGCAGCTGCGGAGCATGCGCGGCGCATCGCACTCGAAACACTCACACATCCACCGCGCACCGGAACTGTGGTCAACATCAACTTCCCTGCCTCAACCACACTCGACAGCCCGACAGAAGAGACCGTGCCCGCCAAAATCCAGCTTGGCAGTCTTTACGCTGAGACGAGCCCCGGCAAATACAGCTTCCGCTATTCGGAAGGCACGACGGTGCAAGCCGACCCACAATCGGATCGCGCGGCGCTCGAACGCGGGAGCATCAGTCGCAGCATTCTCGATTTTGCTCGAATTGGCGGGGGAGCGTAA
- a CDS encoding thioesterase family protein, producing MAYEHTSTRRIEFSETDMAGLVHFSNFFKYMETAERDFFEAAEVDLINTQPGELVGWPRARAECKFTAPLRFGDTIDIHLAVKAVKDRSIDYQFRIFRINKDGSRTQAAKANITTILTRLTESGELQSVEIPVEVRARITEAPAEALARPAGV from the coding sequence ATGGCATATGAACACACCTCAACGCGACGCATCGAATTCTCCGAGACCGACATGGCTGGCCTCGTGCATTTCTCCAATTTCTTTAAGTATATGGAAACTGCGGAACGTGATTTCTTTGAAGCCGCCGAGGTCGACCTGATCAATACCCAACCCGGCGAACTCGTCGGTTGGCCGCGCGCACGAGCGGAATGTAAATTTACGGCGCCGCTGCGGTTCGGCGACACGATCGACATTCATCTCGCAGTCAAAGCAGTCAAAGACCGCTCGATCGACTATCAATTTCGCATCTTTCGGATCAACAAAGACGGTAGCCGCACACAGGCGGCGAAGGCGAATATTACGACGATCCTGACGAGGCTGACCGAAAGCGGCGAGCTGCAATCGGTTGAAATACCGGTCGAGGTGCGCGCACGTATCACGGAAGCGCCTGCCGAGGCGCTGGCACGACCGGCGGGGGTTTGA
- a CDS encoding PEP-CTERM sorting domain-containing protein — MKKSSLTLALMFAAMGASATTISLSGSFVYESDGTTKVSTGDYVSVGYFSDGFDFSSIPTLTWDALGASSYTELTGSYGITSDGVSGGGGTATGILGKTLYVWFFADASVPTSPDLIGSQEFGLFSGSGADWTAKGDNPFSDFNNLSVSGITDNEYGSIIGGGVSLSPVPEPSTYAALAGLCALGAVMVRRRRS, encoded by the coding sequence ATGAAGAAAAGTAGTTTAACTTTGGCGTTGATGTTTGCAGCAATGGGAGCATCTGCGACGACGATATCTTTAAGTGGTTCGTTTGTGTATGAATCAGATGGAACAACTAAAGTTTCAACGGGCGATTATGTCTCAGTTGGATATTTTTCAGACGGGTTTGATTTTTCAAGTATTCCCACTCTAACTTGGGACGCGCTAGGTGCTTCGTCTTATACTGAGCTAACGGGATCCTACGGGATTACCTCTGATGGTGTATCTGGCGGTGGAGGAACAGCAACCGGTATCTTAGGGAAGACTCTGTATGTTTGGTTTTTTGCTGATGCATCAGTGCCTACCTCCCCTGATTTGATCGGTAGTCAAGAGTTTGGTTTGTTTTCCGGATCAGGTGCAGATTGGACAGCTAAAGGAGATAATCCATTTAGCGATTTTAATAACTTAAGTGTTTCGGGTATCACTGATAATGAGTATGGTTCAATCATTGGTGGGGGAGTGTCTCTCTCTCCTGTTCCAGAGCCATCCACATACGCCGCACTTGCTGGTTTATGTGCATTGGGTGCAGTCATGGTTCGTCGCCGTCGTAGCTAA
- a CDS encoding transposase — translation MTRTVNGELLFKDREKEVLRKMIRQVADFCGVKVLTYCIMSNHFHVLLEVPDAPSVSDAELMRRYQVLYPKPTKYQEASAALMSAELRAGGEGAELVRRKLLARMFDVSEFMKTVKQRFTAWYNKSHQRYGTLWADRFKSVLVEGEGNPLQTMAAYIDLNPVRAGLVDDPKDYRFCGYSEAVVGVAEAERGLIYIWRDHGAKDVDAALRAHRMLIFGKHASDSGLRGMSRERALKVLEAEDGQLPKAAMLRCRVRYFTDGVILGSAEFVRGFTGAWQVECRRKHPAKEHGLRGSNWGDLAVIQALRRNVFH, via the coding sequence ATGACGCGCACGGTGAATGGGGAACTACTGTTTAAAGATCGCGAGAAGGAAGTCTTGCGGAAGATGATTCGCCAGGTGGCAGACTTTTGCGGTGTGAAGGTGCTGACGTATTGTATCATGTCGAATCACTTTCATGTGCTGCTGGAAGTTCCGGATGCGCCTTCGGTTTCGGATGCAGAGTTGATGCGTCGCTATCAGGTGCTCTACCCCAAGCCTACTAAATATCAGGAGGCTTCTGCGGCGTTAATGAGCGCTGAACTACGTGCCGGGGGCGAGGGGGCGGAATTGGTTCGGCGTAAGTTGCTGGCGCGGATGTTTGATGTCTCTGAGTTTATGAAGACGGTGAAACAGCGATTCACCGCTTGGTATAATAAGTCGCATCAGCGTTACGGCACCCTGTGGGCGGATCGCTTTAAATCAGTGTTGGTCGAGGGGGAGGGAAATCCCCTGCAAACGATGGCGGCTTATATCGACTTAAACCCTGTGCGTGCTGGCTTGGTCGATGATCCGAAGGATTACCGTTTCTGTGGTTATTCGGAGGCAGTGGTCGGGGTTGCTGAGGCAGAACGGGGGCTGATTTATATTTGGAGGGATCACGGTGCGAAAGATGTTGATGCGGCTTTACGTGCGCATCGGATGTTGATTTTTGGTAAGCATGCGTCGGATTCAGGCTTGCGGGGAATGTCTCGCGAGCGGGCGTTGAAGGTGTTGGAGGCGGAGGATGGGCAATTGCCTAAGGCTGCAATGTTGCGTTGCCGTGTGCGCTATTTTACGGATGGGGTGATCTTGGGGTCAGCTGAGTTCGTGCGTGGCTTTACGGGGGCTTGGCAAGTCGAGTGTAGGCGAAAGCACCCGGCGAAGGAACATGGGCTGCGTGGCTCAAATTGGGGCGATCTTGCGGTGATTCAGGCGCTGCGAAGGAACGTGTTTCATTAA
- a CDS encoding FKBP-type peptidyl-prolyl cis-trans isomerase has product MLKKSTLIIGSALVLGSGLSAAEEVAVEAVAVSEPVAVQLPAAAAVELSEAELVEMVGYLTAQGGGVATLKLDDAGIAAIAGGLEKGLSGELKIQDFPQEAMQAAFAQAAARAEAVQEETAELPPIDEASLEKIGLVMVAQSGLEQLGFGSDDAAAITKGFIAGASAAVPDPSMEAKMPAFQEFIQKRVAVAQAAAEAAGAAAAAENKAVGEAFFAELVADADVQKSESGLHYKVLEPGSDAKPSMTDSVLVHYKGTLIDGTQFDSSYDRGTPATFPLNGVVKGFGEGLTKVGAGGKIILYIPSDLGYGNSPRPGGAIKPGDTLIFECELIEVNPGS; this is encoded by the coding sequence ATGTTAAAGAAATCTACTCTTATTATTGGCTCAGCGCTTGTGCTGGGCTCAGGGCTCTCTGCCGCTGAAGAAGTCGCCGTCGAGGCGGTTGCTGTGTCTGAGCCAGTTGCGGTTCAATTACCTGCGGCAGCTGCCGTGGAATTGTCAGAGGCTGAGCTAGTCGAGATGGTCGGTTACCTCACTGCGCAAGGTGGCGGTGTGGCGACGCTTAAGCTCGATGATGCAGGTATTGCTGCAATCGCGGGTGGCTTGGAAAAGGGGCTTTCGGGCGAGTTGAAAATTCAGGATTTTCCTCAGGAGGCAATGCAAGCCGCATTTGCGCAGGCAGCTGCACGTGCTGAAGCGGTTCAGGAAGAAACAGCAGAGCTGCCTCCGATTGATGAAGCATCGCTGGAAAAAATTGGTTTAGTGATGGTCGCACAGTCTGGCCTTGAACAGCTCGGTTTCGGTTCGGACGATGCCGCAGCAATCACTAAGGGGTTTATTGCGGGTGCGAGCGCGGCAGTTCCGGATCCTTCGATGGAGGCTAAGATGCCTGCGTTCCAAGAGTTTATCCAAAAGCGCGTTGCTGTGGCGCAAGCTGCTGCTGAAGCCGCTGGTGCAGCGGCAGCGGCAGAGAATAAGGCCGTCGGTGAGGCATTCTTTGCTGAGCTGGTCGCGGATGCTGATGTTCAGAAAAGTGAGTCCGGCTTGCACTACAAAGTGCTCGAGCCCGGTTCGGATGCAAAGCCTTCGATGACGGACAGTGTGCTCGTTCACTATAAGGGCACTTTGATCGATGGCACGCAGTTTGATAGTTCGTATGATCGCGGCACGCCTGCAACCTTTCCATTGAATGGTGTAGTTAAGGGCTTTGGCGAAGGGCTTACAAAGGTCGGAGCTGGCGGTAAGATCATCCTCTATATTCCGAGTGACTTGGGCTACGGCAACTCGCCGCGTCCAGGTGGCGCGATCAAGCCAGGTGACACGCTGATTTTTGAATGTGAATTGATTGAGGTCAACCCAGGCAGCTAG
- the tal gene encoding transaldolase produces the protein MSNTLEALKKITTVVADTGDFATLEAYAPQDATTNPSLILKALQQEAYLPVLDAAIEATKDSDKSGEALIDLVIDHLLVGFGQKILEIVPGRVSTEVDACLSFDVDSTVAKARELIALYESKGTPRERILIKMASTWEGIRAAEILEKEGIRCNMTLLFSLVQAVACAEAGAQLISPFVGRILDWYKANTDIDYTAKNDPGVVSVGEIYTYYKKFGHTTEVMGASFRNIGEILELAGCDLLTISPGLLEELQGMNAEVPRKLDPETSKQADIERIEITEAAFRWLLNEDAMATEKLAQGIRVFGQDMLKVRAIVQAKLA, from the coding sequence ATGTCTAACACACTCGAAGCACTCAAAAAGATCACTACCGTCGTTGCCGACACAGGCGACTTTGCCACACTCGAGGCCTATGCGCCTCAAGACGCGACAACCAACCCGTCGCTCATACTGAAAGCCCTCCAACAAGAAGCATACCTCCCCGTCCTTGACGCAGCCATCGAGGCAACCAAGGACTCCGACAAGAGCGGCGAAGCGCTCATTGACCTTGTCATCGACCACCTTTTAGTCGGGTTTGGCCAAAAAATCCTGGAAATCGTGCCAGGCCGCGTCTCCACCGAGGTCGATGCCTGCCTCTCATTCGACGTCGACAGCACCGTAGCCAAAGCTCGCGAATTAATCGCACTCTACGAATCGAAAGGCACACCGCGTGAGCGTATTCTAATCAAGATGGCCTCCACATGGGAAGGCATCCGCGCGGCCGAGATCCTCGAAAAGGAAGGCATCCGCTGCAACATGACGCTCCTCTTCTCTCTCGTGCAAGCCGTAGCCTGCGCCGAAGCGGGCGCACAACTGATCTCTCCCTTCGTTGGGCGTATTCTTGATTGGTATAAAGCCAATACCGACATCGACTACACCGCAAAAAATGACCCAGGCGTCGTCAGCGTCGGCGAAATCTACACTTACTATAAAAAATTCGGCCATACCACCGAGGTCATGGGCGCAAGCTTCCGTAACATCGGGGAAATCCTCGAGCTAGCCGGCTGCGACCTACTGACGATCAGCCCAGGCCTACTCGAAGAGCTGCAAGGCATGAACGCCGAAGTGCCACGCAAGCTCGACCCCGAGACTTCAAAGCAAGCCGACATCGAAAGGATCGAAATCACGGAGGCAGCTTTCCGCTGGCTACTCAACGAAGATGCGATGGCCACAGAGAAACTCGCCCAAGGCATCCGCGTATTCGGACAAGACATGCTCAAGGTGCGCGCGATCGTCCAAGCGAAGCTCGCTTAG
- a CDS encoding DUF423 domain-containing protein, whose product MQKTLRLRRYGALFALIAVILGAFGAHALKGTLIENGTFSTWETAVRYQMWHALALILLSLMPEQQQAPRLTGNCFIVGILLFSGSLYPLALGGPSWLGPITPLGGLCLIIGWVRLARSCTAKNILQG is encoded by the coding sequence ATGCAAAAAACACTCCGACTTCGACGATACGGCGCCCTGTTCGCACTCATTGCAGTGATATTAGGCGCATTTGGTGCGCATGCGCTCAAAGGCACACTCATCGAAAATGGCACCTTCAGCACATGGGAGACCGCAGTGCGCTACCAAATGTGGCATGCCCTCGCACTCATATTACTATCACTAATGCCCGAGCAACAGCAAGCGCCTCGCCTGACCGGCAACTGCTTCATCGTTGGCATACTCCTCTTCTCTGGCTCCCTCTACCCACTCGCACTCGGCGGCCCCAGTTGGCTGGGCCCCATCACACCACTCGGCGGACTATGCCTAATCATCGGCTGGGTGCGACTCGCTCGCTCCTGCACAGCAAAAAACATCTTACAGGGATAG